Part of the Labilibaculum antarcticum genome, TTTAGAAACCAGTAACCTAACTGGTCCAATCGGATCGGTTGCCAAGGCTTCCACTTCCTCAGCGAATGTGTTAAGTCTTAACATGGTTTGAAAATACTCTGCGGCAACCAAGGGTTGCGTAGAAATGTTTCCATAAAACCACAATCGAGCTCTTTCATTATAAAAGGGGTTGGGGCCGTAGCGACGATGCCAATACCAGGTAATGTTGCTAATTTGTCCGTGAAGTTGAGCCAACCAAAGCGAAGCTTTGGAATGATTCTGTGGCATATCAGGAATGCGAATGCCATTGATAGAAAAAGCATGGTATTCGAAATCTACCACTGAGTGTTGGGGCTCCAGGGAGGTCAGATAGTCATATAAAAACGATTGGCCTAACCAGTGAAATCCATAGATAGATTCATCATAGTTACTTGCAGCCATACGAGGTTCAGTTACTGGCAGCGGACGGGTGTCAACCCCCTGCAGACTCAACAAAGGTGTCAACATTTCACGATCTATGCCATCAGTCACTGCGTTTGGCCTAGGCCCAAGGCTTGAATTATCCTGGGCTTTCATGTGAATAGTGGCATCAGGCACATATTTACGAATACTGCTCTGTGCTAATTCAAAAAATAGCTTCACCCTGTAACTCTGGAATGTCGCAATATCGTACCATTCACCAGGCGAACATTGATTCGGCTTTTTAGCCGTAGGAAGAGGAATCGACGCAAAGCTAGAATAATTTGATTTCCAAGCTGTATTCAACCGTTCTACCGTTGTATGTTGTTCTTTAAGCCGTGCTTGATACTTCGTTAAGGTATGTGGACTCCACATATGAAGATAGAATCCTGGTTCATTGGCCAAGTCCCAGGATATGATTGCAGGAAGTTTCTGCAGTTCGGGCATCAATACGTCCATAGCTTTTGACATCATTGCATTGACCCCTGGGTGATCAATATCAAAAGGGACAGAATGTGCATAATATTTGGTGATACCTGGCCAGAACTTTTCCAGAACATCCCTACTTCCACTCCATCCTAATCTAACATCAACTTTAAAACCCATTTGATCATAGCTTTGGATCTTATCAGTAAATACCTTGATACTCGCTCTATCGATACTCCCGTCGCTCATTATCAAATTAGGGACATTTATATTCATGTTGATAATACCAACACCTAGCCCCTGCATTTTTTTAAGAAATAATGGTATTAAGGTCTTATCCTTTTCTGCCCACTCGGGGTATTTGTCGGCATCCACCAAACTGTGATCTATTACATTAAATCCTCCAGAAAAAACCGGACGGTCATTTATGCGAAAGTAGCCATTTTCGAACTTCATCTGGTCCCATTGGATGTCCTCTTGATCTGGCCACACTGCGTCTTTTTTTAGACGTATCAATGCTTGGTCAAGAATCTCCATGGAACTTGTCAGCTCAAAATTTATAAGATGATGGTAACGTTTTTCACGCTCCAAAGAATCGATATTTGCACCCGTTTTAACTGCAAGAGATGAGGCTCCAACAGAAATAACAATTGCTTCGTTACCCATAAGAGCGTCTTTAGTAATTTCAGGATTGTCAATTTCCCAAGCAATATATTCAGAAAAGAACTCTGCAGTCTGCAGATCGATGTTTCCTGATTTCTTCTGAAATCCTTCAGCGTCTTCAAGAACTGATTTTACGTCGCTAATTTTCTCATTTAACAAGGAAAGACGTTGCTGATAAGTGTCTGGTTGTTTTTCGGTGAATCCGCTAAGCACGACCCAAAAAAGAATTAGGCCGATTACGGAATGTGTGAAGTTTCTCATTTATCCTTGGGTCTAAGTTTCTATTTCAATTAATATTAAAAAAAATTGCACTAATATAAAATCCTCCTGAATTGTCAAGTGAACCAATTTAGTCGGTACTGTTTTATTGAGTCAGCTCCTAAAATAAAATAAGCATATATTTAATTTTATAATAGAAGCAAAACATCCATTTAATTTTGTGTTTATTCCCCAACCTTCTTAATTGCAACCTGCGAAAAGGTTCCCATAATATCAGAATACGGACGAATTGAAAAGCTGAAAACTGCCTTATGAGTTTTTAACTGATAACAATCCAAAGGACCGGGACCACAGCTTCCTCCGCCCAGACCAAGATGTTCAAGATCAACACTAACAATCGTCTCCTGACGTTTTTTTAATTCATAGGGATGATTTGCCCTATCCAAATCCTCAGGCGTGTAATGCAGGGCGCTGAAGTTCACCATTGGATCTCCCTTTATCATCATTCCTATACCATTATAATTTGTTATTGTAAACCATCTCACATTACTTCGATTGCCACATTCCTGTGTTCTCAAGTAAGGCACGAACATATCATTTACCGTAGTTTTATATTGCCCGATAGAGGCTGAATGCAATCTATCCCTATAGTTCTCATGAGGGCCAGCACCATAATAGTTTACCTTTTCAAAACCTTTGGGCATTCTCATTATAAAACCAAGTTTTGCCAGTGAATAGTCCAGGGTATCAGGATCAAATTCTGTGTTTACATCAATAAAACCATTTCCATAGATTTTGTAACTGGTATGCTGTCGTACGATATATCCTTCCGATGATTTTGAAACTATAAATGTCTTAATATTTACATCTCCGTCATCTTTAGAAACTGTTACGCTTTTTACTTCAGGATGCATGTCATCCATTCCTGCTTTTCTCCAATTCTGACTAATCTTTCTGTCGTTGTCTGTAGGTGCTCTGAAGATATTCAGCATTGGGCCAGCCACTTTTTCACTGGTTATTGTATCCTGCCATATAGTATGTCTCTGGTCCTCTATTCTTTTGCCTCCATAGACGGCCTCCTCATTTGTTTTAAATATATCTGTACCCCAATAGCTAAGGTCTGTTATTGTTCCTACTTTTTTATTAAAACATAATGTAAAATATTTTCCTAACACCTCAATCCTGTCTCCTTTTTCTTCATACTGTATTCCACCGGGTATATCTTGCTCCGATTTCACCTCTGGAACATCAAAGGGTACTGCCATTTGATTCCATGCTAATAAGTATCCGCGTTTTGCCCATAATTCGTCCTTCTTAAGTTTAAACAAAACTTTTAGAAAATATTCGCCACCTGGTTGTAATTGCGGTTCTGTAAATGGAATGACTAATTCTTTGGAATCTCCCGGCTTTAAGTTTACAGAAGCCAGAGATCCAGCGTCAATAACTTTTCCATTACAACTCATCTCCCAGCTGGCATCAAACTTATTAAGATTAATAAACTGATAATTATTCTTGATCTCGATCTTCCCATTAACTATATCTTCAGGGCTAACAGTGATATATTGATAAACTTTTTTTACTTCTTCCATCTTGGGCGTGATACTACGATCGGGTGTCGTCAGTCCGTTTACACAAAAATTCCAGTCTGTAGGCCGATCACCAAAATCTCCGCCATATGCAAAAAAGTATTCACCGGGTTTACCGGATATTTCCTTATTTAGCCCCTGATCTACCCAGTCCCAGATACATCCTCCTATGAGTCTTTTATGTTTTGCAATTACATCCCAGTATTCCTGAAGATTACCGACTGCATTTCCCATAGCATGTGCATACTCACACATAATGAAAGGTTTTGGGCTTTCCTTTTTTCCGGTATTGTCAAGCCATTCCACACTAGGATACATTTTTGATTCTATATCTGCTACTTTATTGTATATCGAATAATGAATAGGTCGTATACTATCAATTGCTTTTATGGCTTTACGACATGCTTCAAAATTAACGCCGTGACCTGCTTCGTTTCCCATGGACCATATAATCACGGCCGGATGATTTTTGTCTCTCTCTACCATGGAAACATTTCTGTCGACATGTGCTTTTTGCCATTTTGCATCATGTGCCAGGGACTCTTTTCCGTATCCAAATCCGTGCGTCTCAAGGTTTGCTTCGTCGATCATGTATATTCCATACCTGTCACATAATTTATAAAACCATGTATTATCAGGATAATGGGATGTTCTTACAGTATTTATATTAAAACGTTTAAATAAACGGATATCCCTTAACATCAAATCATAAGATAATGCTCTTCCATTTACAGGATCGATTTCATGTCTGTTTACTCCTTTTAATTTCACACTTTTCCCGTTTACCCATAACTGGGAATCCTTTATTTCTATCTTTCGAAATCCAAAAGGCGTTCCAAGTACTTCCGTTGTATTCCCTAATGCATCTTTTAGTACAAATACCACAGTATAAAGATTGGGGATTTCCGCTGACCATAGTTTTGGATGCTCAATATTTGTTTCTATATTCAGGTTAAAATCTTTTTTTGCACTTTCTCTTTTTGATATATTCTTCACAAAAACAGGCTTTTCTCCATTATAAGTTTCACCGTCTTTTAAAAGATAAGCTTCTATGCTCGCGGCTCCTCTGTATTTATCATTACTAAATGATAAATTCGTTTTTAGTACCGCTGATAAAAAATCACTGCTTAATTCTGACTGAACAAAAAAGTCCCTTATATGCAATTCGGGAACAGCAAAAACAAATACGTCTCTGAATATACCACTCAAACGAAAAAAATCCTGATCTTCCAAATAGCTGCCGTCGCTCCATCTGTATACCTCAGCGGCTATCATATTTTCACCTTTTTTGATATATGGTGTTATATCAAATTCGGCAGGCGTCATACTTCCCTGAGTATATCCGACTTTTTCACCATTTACCCATACATACATCGCTGACTGAACACCTGCAAAATGAAGATAAATTTTCTTCCCATCCCAACTATCAGGAATCTCAAAAGTACGCCGGTATGAGCCTACTGGATTCGGAAGTTTTGAATGCGTCCAGGTATCGGGAACTTTTTCGCCCATTACATACGGAGGATTTTTGCCAAAGGGATATTTAGCATTTGTATAAATAGGTTTACCGTATCCCTTCGTCTGCCAGTTTGAGGGAACATCAATATCATCCCAATAGCTTACATCAAAATCGGATTTGTAAAAACTTAATGGTCTTAAATCAGGAGACTTTGACCAATTGAATTTCCATGTCCCGTTTAAACATTCGTAATACGGGGAATCTTCTGCATAATCCGACAATGCCTGTGAAATAGTCGCGTATGGCACATATGTGCTATGTCCAAGTTCCTTATTGATTCCAATGACCTGTTCGTTTTCCCAGTCGTGTTGCTGTGCACGAAGTCCGGAAAATACAAGTATCGCCAGACAAAATAAAAGAGAAATCTTTTTTGTGTTCATAATTAGTAATTGGGTTAATTAACGAGCCCACGCTAAAAAAATAGGCTAGTAAAAATTGATTAATTTTATTATATACCTTTAAAACATAACAACCTGAATAAAATAAATCTAACAATTAGAAAACTTAAATTATAAATATCAAACTCCATAAACCTTCAATTCCTCTTTAGTACTTTTAATAGAAATTCAGAATTTAGTGTACCACACAGATTTGGCTTGTAGAATCAGGAAAAACAGTCTTGATTGTATCGGTGAAACTATTGAGATTATCTGTGCCTGTGATTATAACATCTTTGGGCCTGATATGAAAAACAAAGCCAACTTCAAAAGAATATAAATCTATTGTCGTTTTCATTTGTCTTTTGACAATACTTGCCTCATTTTATAAGGATTAGAATACAATACCTTCTTGTTTTGCATTAAACGTTTATGAATATGATAGGTAACATCCATCCAATCTCTAGGCTCAATCCAAAGGGGTGTAATCATTTCAGATTCCCATGTTTTTAATGCTTCCTCTACTTTATTAAATTCATTTTTATTAGAATCTTTTAAATCGTCCATTTCACCTAAATCAGTTTCAAGATTATATAAAGTAGATCCGTAATCTTTAAGACGTATCATCTTATAATCTCCCACTCTAGCTCCTGCTTCTTCTAATTTTCTCCAAAATAGTTTTTCATGAGGGTCTCCTTTTTTCTCTCCTTTTAAATATGGCAAAAGATTAACACCATCTAAAATTAAATCCTTATCCTTTTTAATCTGAGCAGCAGCCAAAGAAGTTGTGAAAATATCTAAAGAAGATGAAAGCCCACCAAATGTTTGTCCTGATTTAATATGTGATGGCCAGCTAACAATAAATGGCACTCGATGTCCTCCTTCAAATTTATTTCCCTTCCATCCTTTTAATGGTCCGCTACTCGAAGTGTTATTTGCAGCTCCTCCATTATCACTTAAAAAATAAATTAACGTATTCTCTGCTATTCCAAGTTCTACTAATTTCTTTTGTAGCTTTCCAATATTCTCATCTAAAGACCAAGTCATAGCTGCCAAATTTTGTCTTGAATGATTTTTGTATTTTTCTAAATGCTCAGCCTTAGCTTCCAACGGTGTATGTACTGCATTGTAAGCAAGATACATAAAGAATGGATTGTCTTTATTTTCTTCAATATATTTGACCGATTGATCGCCTAAAACATCCGTTAAATAACCTTCAAATTGTACACGTTTTAGATTATGCTGAAGCATTTTAGCTTTACTAGGATTTTTTATCTGAAAATAAGATCTACTTCCTGCCTCAAAACCATAAAACTCATCAAATCCACGCTTATTAGGATGATCAGTCTTATGTGCTCCTAAATGCCATTTACCTAATGCTATTGTTTTATATCCGTTTTCTTTAAAAACATCTGCCATTGTTACTACATCATCTGAAAGCCCAATATCTCCTGAATTTTCATCTCCAGTATTATTAGCTTCAAAACCAAAACGTTGTTGGTATTTACCTGTAATTAAACCTGCTCTACTTGGTGCACAAACTGTTGCGCTTACGTGTGCATCCGTAAGTACAACACCACTTTTTGCGAGTTTATCAATGTTAGGAGTTTCTAAATCTTTACAACCCATAAATCCAAAATCTGCATAACCAGCATCATCAATTAAAATAACAATGACGTTTGGTTTACTATCTTTTTTTTCTAGCTTTTGCGAACTACATGATAATAAAAGTCCACAAAATACTATGATATATAAATTCTTCATTTTAAAAAAATCTAACTTTAATAATTAAACAAAAAGTATATTACCTTATTTTCTTTGCAATTTTTTTCGCCAATACTTTATACCCTTCACGACTAAGATGTACGCCATCAATAGTGTATTTAAATCCTTTCTTCATTAATTTATGTACATCTAGCAATTTGACGTTTTGCTCTTGTGCAATTTCTTTAACCATAGGAATTACCCATTTATTGAGTTGCTCTTTACGCCCTACTATATTTTCTTTTTTAGGATTTTCATTTGCCCAAATCGGCATAGGAGTTAAAACATAAATTTGAGCTTTATTGTTCTTTTCCTTATATGTATTTATCAATTTAATAAATTCACTTTTAAATTCCTCTTGAGGTGAACCTTTAAATTTAGTTTTACGAGTAGCATCTGAGCTCCATCTGGGGTTTGCATCATTTGTACCAAACATTATTAAAACAACATCGGGAATAAATTTCAGCGAGTTTTTGTATTCGCTTGTTTTAAAGTATGGATATAAGGATCCATCAATGAGGGTTGCTCCACCCCTTCCATAATTTTTCACCTGATATTCATCACCTAGTTCTTGCTGCAGGAATTGGGGATATTTGCGTTTGGTATTGCTATCGCCAACACATGATACGTGTTTTAAATCTCTTGAAATCACTGGCTTACCAGTAAGATAGCCCATTTTCGCTAGAAATAAGTCAGTATCATACATTGTTAAATTAAAGTATTTATTTCCAGTGCCTTTTCTAAAAAAATCACCGTTAAAGAACCCATGCCCAACGTCACCTATTGCTATAAGCTCAATTGAATTCCCTGCTTCTTTCATCAGTGTTCTAAAACGATTAGCGTTTTCAAAAGGAACCGTTTTGTCTTCTTTTCCATGAAACAATAACATGGGAGGCATATTCTTTTTTACTTGATGACAAGGAGATATTTCCGTTTCGCGACCAGCAACTTTTTTATGGCCATAGCCTTTGTCTGTCGTATCATACACCGGATTGTATCCAATCACAGCATTTGGAACTGAGCTTATGGATAAGTCCTCGTTAGGATTTTCTAATCCGTTAACTACAGCAGTGCATAAAGCAACATGTCCACCAGCAGAACCTCCACTAGCAACAATTCTATTCGGATCAACATTTAGTTCCGAAGCATGTTTGCGAATCCAACGAATGGCCGATTTCCCATCTTCAACACAATCAAAAGGAGAAGTGCCATGAACACTCTTTATTCTATATTCAGCAGATATCGCCAACATGCCTCTCGAAGCCAAATATTTACTTTGTTGGTAAAATTGTTTGGGATTACCACCTGTCCAACCTCCTCCAAAAAAGAATACGATAACAGCTGTCGGTTCTTTCGATAATTGCGGTTCAAACACATGCAAATAAAGGCTATCCCCATTTATTTCTTTGTATAGTAATTTTTTATCCG contains:
- a CDS encoding GDSL-type esterase/lipase family protein, whose translation is MKISKMKSRKIRLTLLLLVCTIFTVEAQNIVPDKKLLYKEINGDSLYLHVFEPQLSKEPTAVIVFFFGGGWTGGNPKQFYQQSKYLASRGMLAISAEYRIKSVHGTSPFDCVEDGKSAIRWIRKHASELNVDPNRIVASGGSAGGHVALCTAVVNGLENPNEDLSISSVPNAVIGYNPVYDTTDKGYGHKKVAGRETEISPCHQVKKNMPPMLLFHGKEDKTVPFENANRFRTLMKEAGNSIELIAIGDVGHGFFNGDFFRKGTGNKYFNLTMYDTDLFLAKMGYLTGKPVISRDLKHVSCVGDSNTKRKYPQFLQQELGDEYQVKNYGRGGATLIDGSLYPYFKTSEYKNSLKFIPDVVLIMFGTNDANPRWSSDATRKTKFKGSPQEEFKSEFIKLINTYKEKNNKAQIYVLTPMPIWANENPKKENIVGRKEQLNKWVIPMVKEIAQEQNVKLLDVHKLMKKGFKYTIDGVHLSREGYKVLAKKIAKKIR
- a CDS encoding glycoside hydrolase family 2 TIM barrel-domain containing protein, with the protein product MNTKKISLLFCLAILVFSGLRAQQHDWENEQVIGINKELGHSTYVPYATISQALSDYAEDSPYYECLNGTWKFNWSKSPDLRPLSFYKSDFDVSYWDDIDVPSNWQTKGYGKPIYTNAKYPFGKNPPYVMGEKVPDTWTHSKLPNPVGSYRRTFEIPDSWDGKKIYLHFAGVQSAMYVWVNGEKVGYTQGSMTPAEFDITPYIKKGENMIAAEVYRWSDGSYLEDQDFFRLSGIFRDVFVFAVPELHIRDFFVQSELSSDFLSAVLKTNLSFSNDKYRGAASIEAYLLKDGETYNGEKPVFVKNISKRESAKKDFNLNIETNIEHPKLWSAEIPNLYTVVFVLKDALGNTTEVLGTPFGFRKIEIKDSQLWVNGKSVKLKGVNRHEIDPVNGRALSYDLMLRDIRLFKRFNINTVRTSHYPDNTWFYKLCDRYGIYMIDEANLETHGFGYGKESLAHDAKWQKAHVDRNVSMVERDKNHPAVIIWSMGNEAGHGVNFEACRKAIKAIDSIRPIHYSIYNKVADIESKMYPSVEWLDNTGKKESPKPFIMCEYAHAMGNAVGNLQEYWDVIAKHKRLIGGCIWDWVDQGLNKEISGKPGEYFFAYGGDFGDRPTDWNFCVNGLTTPDRSITPKMEEVKKVYQYITVSPEDIVNGKIEIKNNYQFINLNKFDASWEMSCNGKVIDAGSLASVNLKPGDSKELVIPFTEPQLQPGGEYFLKVLFKLKKDELWAKRGYLLAWNQMAVPFDVPEVKSEQDIPGGIQYEEKGDRIEVLGKYFTLCFNKKVGTITDLSYWGTDIFKTNEEAVYGGKRIEDQRHTIWQDTITSEKVAGPMLNIFRAPTDNDRKISQNWRKAGMDDMHPEVKSVTVSKDDGDVNIKTFIVSKSSEGYIVRQHTSYKIYGNGFIDVNTEFDPDTLDYSLAKLGFIMRMPKGFEKVNYYGAGPHENYRDRLHSASIGQYKTTVNDMFVPYLRTQECGNRSNVRWFTITNYNGIGMMIKGDPMVNFSALHYTPEDLDRANHPYELKKRQETIVSVDLEHLGLGGGSCGPGPLDCYQLKTHKAVFSFSIRPYSDIMGTFSQVAIKKVGE
- a CDS encoding beta-galactosidase codes for the protein MRNFTHSVIGLILFWVVLSGFTEKQPDTYQQRLSLLNEKISDVKSVLEDAEGFQKKSGNIDLQTAEFFSEYIAWEIDNPEITKDALMGNEAIVISVGASSLAVKTGANIDSLEREKRYHHLINFELTSSMEILDQALIRLKKDAVWPDQEDIQWDQMKFENGYFRINDRPVFSGGFNVIDHSLVDADKYPEWAEKDKTLIPLFLKKMQGLGVGIINMNINVPNLIMSDGSIDRASIKVFTDKIQSYDQMGFKVDVRLGWSGSRDVLEKFWPGITKYYAHSVPFDIDHPGVNAMMSKAMDVLMPELQKLPAIISWDLANEPGFYLHMWSPHTLTKYQARLKEQHTTVERLNTAWKSNYSSFASIPLPTAKKPNQCSPGEWYDIATFQSYRVKLFFELAQSSIRKYVPDATIHMKAQDNSSLGPRPNAVTDGIDREMLTPLLSLQGVDTRPLPVTEPRMAASNYDESIYGFHWLGQSFLYDYLTSLEPQHSVVDFEYHAFSINGIRIPDMPQNHSKASLWLAQLHGQISNITWYWHRRYGPNPFYNERARLWFYGNISTQPLVAAEYFQTMLRLNTFAEEVEALATDPIGPVRLLVSKPSFIQNQAHIDALHRVYEATCFHGRRIGFVTEDMLKVNGIPEGCKMIIIPDVEYVSESALQVLQESLQQGVQLVRFGDITPAFDPHGLPHAPSRLEFLEDVPTYKYASAPELSMAFESMLAPYSKDLPVKVSVVNSKGAFGVMHRQVEVNGKRVVLLVNVSDKPVQVQLQSKKGRAIDGYDMLSGEEVKGDNINMSFEGVRLIRVKL
- a CDS encoding sulfatase-like hydrolase/transferase gives rise to the protein MKNLYIIVFCGLLLSCSSQKLEKKDSKPNVIVILIDDAGYADFGFMGCKDLETPNIDKLAKSGVVLTDAHVSATVCAPSRAGLITGKYQQRFGFEANNTGDENSGDIGLSDDVVTMADVFKENGYKTIALGKWHLGAHKTDHPNKRGFDEFYGFEAGSRSYFQIKNPSKAKMLQHNLKRVQFEGYLTDVLGDQSVKYIEENKDNPFFMYLAYNAVHTPLEAKAEHLEKYKNHSRQNLAAMTWSLDENIGKLQKKLVELGIAENTLIYFLSDNGGAANNTSSSGPLKGWKGNKFEGGHRVPFIVSWPSHIKSGQTFGGLSSSLDIFTTSLAAAQIKKDKDLILDGVNLLPYLKGEKKGDPHEKLFWRKLEEAGARVGDYKMIRLKDYGSTLYNLETDLGEMDDLKDSNKNEFNKVEEALKTWESEMITPLWIEPRDWMDVTYHIHKRLMQNKKVLYSNPYKMRQVLSKDK